A genomic segment from Biomphalaria glabrata chromosome 16, xgBioGlab47.1, whole genome shotgun sequence encodes:
- the LOC106068809 gene encoding uncharacterized protein LOC106068809, with protein sequence MPFPRVDFLQLELRLPRKTIIDWSSFLREVCEHYVHTNFEMLGGEGKIVEIDEAKFGRSKNNKGRFLRGTWVFGGIERDSKKCFVIPVKDRTKETLLQIIKERILPGTTIMSDCWRSYDCLSSEGYRHLTVNHSYNFVNPETKAHTQHIERLWREVRWNIPKAGNKRHHMSGHLMEFLFRFKNSIYQKRFHEIFKNIGTLYRPISTDYDPKTAQETTPPETEPVGIRETMPQTTITTHSLVEPILTAKESMSMSQITTITKHPDMTPSLEITSIPTTLLPITFPQLEKEMIKQKRMIIKIAADGNCFFRAISQIIFLSQDQHRNMRKQVTSFMITHEKNFEMFVDGDFKQHMELMKKDTTWATTAEILAAATLLQRDIYTFSPNHKKTKYSWLLLEPLFHDANTYILSHTDNHICCNITLLHTNGNHFDVVVPQEATCNCFLPNPQLGV encoded by the exons ATGCCATTTCCTCGTGTAGACTTTCTTCAACTTGAACTGAGACTGCCAAGGAAAACCATCATAGACTGGTCTTCTTTTTTAAGGGAAGTGTGCGAACACTATGTTCACACTAACTTTGAAATGCTAGGAGGTGAGGGGAAAATTGTTGAAATTGACGAAGCAAAGTTCGGAAGAAGCAAGAATAATAAAGGTCGCTTTTTAAGAGGTACGTGGGTCTTTGGAGGCATCGAGCGAGATTCAAAAAAGTGTTTCGTTATACCTGTGAAAGACAGAACAAAGGAAACTCTTTTACAAATCATAAAAGAGAGAATTTTACCCGGAACGACCATCATGAGTGACTGCTGGCGTTCTTACGACTGCCTGAGCAGCGAAGGGTATCGCCACCTAACTGTAAACCACTCTTACAATTTTGTGAATCCAGAGACAAAAGCTCATACTCAACATATTGAGAGGCTCTGGAGAGAAGTTAGGTGGAATATACCGAAAGCTGGCAACAAAAGGCATCACATGTCTGGACACTTGATGGAGTTTTTATTTCGGTTTAAGAACTCTATCTATCAAAAAAGGTTTCATGAAATCTTCAAAAACATTGGTACTTTATACAGGCCAATATCAACTGACTATGATCCAAAAACAGCACAAGAAACTACACCACCTGAAACAGAGCCTGTTGGTATAAGAGAAACAATGCCTCAAACTACCATCACAACCCACTCACTAGTTGAACCCATTTTGACAGCAAAAGAAAGTATGTCAATGTCACAAATCACCACCATCACAAAACACCCTGATATGACACCATCATTAGAGATTACATCTATCCCCACAACATTATTGCCCATAACATTTCCACAACTGGAAAAGGAAATGATTAAACAAAAAAGGATGATCATTAAAATAGCTGCTGATGGCAACTGTTTTTTTAGGGCAATTAGTCAAATTATCTTTTTATCTCAGGACCAACATAGGAATATGAGAAAACAAGTCACTTCCTTTATGATCACTCatgaaaaaaattttgagaTGTTTGTGGATGGTGACTTCAAG cagcATATGGAGCTGATGAAAAAAGATACAACATGGGCCACAACTGCAGAAATACTTGCAGCTGCTACACTACTGCAAAGAGACATCTACACATTCTCACCAAACCACAAAAAAACGAAATACTCATGGTTGTTATTAGAACCTTTATTTCATGatgcaaacacatacatactatcTCACACAGACAACCATATATGCTGCAacataacactattgcatacaaATGGTAATCACTTTGATGTGGTTGTACCACAAGAGGCCACATGTAACTGTTTTTTGCCAAATCCACAGCTTGGAGTATGA